The stretch of DNA ACAGTGATGGCTCATTAGTTTTTGGGTCACAAGGAGTAAATTAAATTACTAGCCCTACCCACCCTCACTGcttaaccttttcctttttatatttggaAATATTCTTTTTTACACCTGCATTGCTATTATATTgcaaataacattttaataacacTTGATATtaaatggatttaaaaaaaaaaaaaaaaaaaaaatcctgaaaaaagaaaaggtagctACAATTTAGTGTCGacttgttgggggtttgtgaaaacaaattttcaaaaaaaaagacataactgattatttaaaagaaaagaattttcccAGTACGGTCCTTTCTATTCAAAGTGATATTTTTAACAGGGATACTTTATAACCCACCTTTTTACTCCCCATAAATGTACATTTATGGACccctttaaaaatatgtttttaattccaaaaaaaaatagacttaAGAAGgttttctgttgaaaaaaaataatttttgtaggAACTTCCGGGAATAAAGGTCCTTCTACAGTGACCCCCGGGCTGCCGCAGTCTTTCGGGAATTTCCTTTGGCCTGTCTCTGTTCTGGGGTGATCCTACTGTTTTCGAGTATTTGCATTTCGGTGAAGTTTGGTTTCAGTTATTCGttgttcattttatgattttcttcccctttccccccttgtgCTAATCACCTTGCTGGGGTGTTTTTAACAAAAACAGCTTTAAAAACAGTACAGCTAATTTGGTTCAATATAGAGCTTTTGGAACTAAAGCACCTAGTCActcattaaaaaatttggggaaaaggaagtgaGTAGAGGTTTTGTTACTTATACTTAATCTTTAATTTCTTGAAAAAAGCAgggtatttttctttaaattttggggatGACTTTTGCCTTTGGATTTTACACTAATATTGAAAAACACTTGCAGCTCTTCAtgtacaaaatatgaaataaccCAAAACATAAGACATACCCTACTTTCATTGTCTGGGTAATGGCCCCCTTTtagaataattaaaacaaaaaacataaaactgtAATTTCCCAAACTACGCCAAAGTTTTTCAACTTTCACTGCAAGCAAAGTTGGTGTTCGTGTTTGGAAACTCATTTTAACCAGAGGATGTAAAATCTTTAGAGGGGGTGTAAAATAGTTTCCAAGGTAGGTCAAACTGAAAAAGTTATTCTCGCATGggtatataaaacacatgtaacAATAAAACACATATTTATCATGATTCACAGAGCAGTATTTACAAGATTctaaaaaaacgacaacaaaaaatttttttcttagtcCTGCCGGTGATGATAAAGCTAAGGGTTGGGGGTCCTTgggcaagaaaaaaggggagggggaggtggctgAAATGGTCTGACCTTAGGTGGggtagtaaaaacaaaaacccctagACAAATGGAAAATCCCAAAGGGTAAAGGGAAGCATAGGTTTGGGGTAAGCATGAGGCTAGAAAAAATGTGCCAGAGGGTACTGATATGTAGTTTTACCCCCCTATTTCCCctgtcccccctccttctctcactcatcTGTCTGACGTCTATTgacattacatttttatatataattatatattatatatatatattttatatttttaaatagcaccatttttttttataaacatttaaaactgactaaaaccctttttttggctaCAAACTGccataaaaaattttctatagaTACCCATAACTAAATTTTTTTactggagagaagaaaaaaaaaaaaaaatgggacatgCCAAGAAAAACCCGATGCTTTGTCTTTGCAAAGGGAAAATGTTAAATGAATGCTTGGAACGGGTGAAAAAACCACAACTTTTTTAAATCTgtctttccctttaaacccccttcaCATAATTCttcaattattaaaattttcccaaaattttcaccATTCagacattgaatatatatataaaagaaaaaagtaaaatataagcaattttttacattttttccccctttttatataccttttttttcccaaaaaaaactttttcagaaAAACATCTTGTACCAAAAATTTTTCATCACAAATTTTTGCTTCTGAAAAAAGCTTTCATCTgcttaatacaaaaatataatgctATTTTAACtactgattaaaataaaaaagataagaaaatagtgCTGCTATACGTCCCCTTTCATACTGTTTTGTATCGCAATGTTTGATTAAAATGCAATTATACTTGACTACTGTTTTAATATAACCCTTTACATTATTCAATGGAATAGCAATATCAAAAACTTTGCAAGATAAGCAAGAGAATcccgatgaaaaaataaaagttttaaaaaaaaaaaaaaaaaaaaaaaaaaaaaaaaaaaaaaaaaaaaaaaaaaaaaaaaaaaacgacaaaaaattatttataacttttaaagaaaattgatagaaaaatagTTCTCTGATAAAATTGtacctttttattactatcaagaCTAATCCTATTATTtcacccctttcaaaaaaaaaaaagttaatccaaAAAAATCAAcctcataaataaaaaaacattttaacataATACAACAATTAtgactggaaaaaaattaaaataatccaCACCAAAGGGGGAAACAGCAAGCGTTTTGACAAAAATTTGAAACGGAACTTGTACCGGCTGTCTGGGATAATGGGCTCGGACCCCTCCCCCTTCAGCTGCTTGTTAACGCAACCCAAGTCctatactaaaaaataaacacatgaaaaaaaataagaatgtttttgtgatgataaaaaaaggaaaaagcaaaagttGGTaaactaaaagtttttttttttgcatactacCAAAGCCCATATATGTCCAATCACAAAAATCCAAattaaaggggagaaaaaaaaagtacgaaagaaagaaaggaaaagattgagagaggaggggagaagaaaagaaaagagagaggggaaaagagaaaagagagagaaaaagaggagagaagagagaggagagaggagagagagagaggagaaaaagggggagagagagagaaaaaaaaaattcgtacaTCAAAATCTGATTTGCACATCAAAAAATTCcctaaaaatgaaaagggttaaaaaaaacaaaaacagaaaaattttctGGGATGTGATTTTTGACTTACAGCTTTTTTGCTTAAAGAGGTCTCCCGAGAGCATCAAAGGCATCGGGACACGAAGGACTCAAGATCACGTTGGGGCTGAACTTGCCGTCGCTTGGGGGTTAAAAACCCCTAAGCCAAGTAAGTGAagctttaaataatttttttataatatgcaaaataaaacaaaaaatactaatatatcattCCCTCAAattatccctttaaattttaataaactttGAGAGTTAACTAGAAATAAAAATTCTCTTTCctggacccccaaaaaaaaattgtttttttttaaaaaacggggaaagatAAGAAACCCTTAAAGCTTTCCCTATGTTTTTTCCGGGTACTTTGCTTCCCAACACTCAAAGCCCAAGGTCTGATACCACGGGAGGGGTTTTTGTGATAAGGGCAGTAACTGTGGATAAACTGACCCAAAGGGCTCAACTCGACAAAACTCAAAATTTTTCGCTAAAGCTCCCTAAAACTCAAACCACCgaagcctgaaaaaaaaaaaacccttttaatcaaaggggaaaagggtttccttTAAAAGTGATCTTTAAAAACGtggtatttttttcccgttttttcaactttttgttttccccaaaaaagggtttgttttgcAAAATTTTGCCAGTCATTTCCTGAAAAAATGATAGTTTGATTTTTAAACCGGgctgggtttaaattttctccctATTTTCCATTGGGACAACTTCCCTGTAAATCCCCGGGCCCAAAAAGAGTCACgttgaaagaaaatttaaatattcattgATCATCCAAAAAAACTTACtgcttaaaaatttcccaaaatctaatttgcataaaaaatatgGACCccatacatattttcctttccccccacacacaaaacacacaaaacaccccccacacaaaacccccaaaaaacatactCTCACACTTTAAGACTTTAAACCCCCCAGctcagtctctctccccttccccactcattTCACTCAAGCTCTACTTCTAAtgccatatctatttatatttcaccCCCAcatgggggaaaaatatataataaatataataaacataacaatagtagcagtagaaatagtatagtaaataaatatagtagtagtagtaaataattaaataaataaaaacataataatcaagaaaatatcTACCCGCAATGTAAACTTTGCTTGATTTTAAAAATAGGGTGAATACGAGTTTCCCCGCTTTTTTCAGCTTGTTCAGGAGTGTTTTTTGCATTGTCTTTCAAAACTGTGTAGTTTGCCAAAGGGAATTCACACTCCCCCACCTGGAACAAAcaaatattactttttaaatctcccgttttaaaaaaagaaattaaaaaaaacatcaaaacccaaaaacaaaatgtgaagtaattcataaaaaaaataagattattgaaaaaaggggaaattaaatttttaaaaatgtccaaaaataaaccccccactACCTGGAATGGgattatgtacatgccatgggcCCCTTTTGAGTTcagtttttttaactgtttttaccATATTTTTGGGGCTACATGTGTTTTTTGTCCCCAAAGGGGTCTATTATCAGTCCTAcctccaaatttttcctttttctttacttttggatattttctttttctgctttctaTTAAGTATTGTTTTAAAACTAATGAGTATAAtgtcaaaaacaataatgaaatatatcaaaaaaaaaacaaacaccctaCTAACTAAATCCTTGGTTTTTCTGAATACTTTGGGGCCCTCTATTCaaaacaaatttcacaaaaaaaaaaaccccggggtgtgGAATTACTGTTCCCAAACAGCAATGGgtttaaaagcccaaaaaattccccaaggGGTTGGTACCATAaaacctctcctttttcccttccccgtaCCTTTGCACTggtaaagtgggggaaaaaaattttcagattaaatcaaaatttttccaaatttcccccaaaaataaacctGGCCCTTTTAAACTGTTCCAAAGGGATTTgactcaaaataaaaacaaaagattttattttttatataaaaaagcacCTACTTTTTTCTTTAGACCTTCCTCATTTCTTCTATAATTTACAGATTTGAGAAAAATGACAAAAGCTATCAAGACTTTCTCATGTGAATAACATAACGAACCCCATAAATAATCTTTAAGTACTATGGAAAAACAATGATCATAAAACAACCAAAGAACCCAAGGCACCCCAGGATGTCTTACAAGCCACATCGACCTACATTCCATCATGTGCACCAACAAACATGGAAAATCTCACCTGATCCCAATGTAAGACTTGACAGGGGGTGGGGATCGCTTGAGGTGGTGGAggtgtgggtggaggaggacaggggaggtgggggaggctgCAGCCCTGGGGAGCTTGGAGATGCCCCCCGTCTCTGCGAAGACCTGGCTGGACACTGGGAGGGGAGTTGCAAAGACCCACTCTCATTACTGCTCTCTGAAAGGGAAGGATGTGTGTGACACTAATCATGAgccttaaagaagaagaaaaaaaagtaaaaaactataaattgtacaaaaataaacaagccTAACCCCAAAACAGCTGTACCTGGTTGGAAGAGGTTGCAGTTTTCCAATGTCCAAGGACGGTGCTGTTGACCTGTGGCGAATTTGCCCCTTTTCTTTTCAAGGATCGATTTGGATACATCTCTctgaggagagggaatggaaaaagtATTCTCAGTAatcaactttaataataatatctcttGAATATTTATCCATGCTTAACCAATGATGCTGGGTGGTTCCTAATACAAAGCCCTCCCTCCGCCATCGGGTGATCATGTCAGCAGCATAGAGTGTGCAGCATGGTCGTACATGCCCTAGAAAAATGGCACCAGCGCACCATGGCACGTATGCACATGCCACCTggaatatagtccaggcatgccatggcatgtacgtacatgcaacCCAGCAGCGAAGGGTTAATAGTATAATCTGTGAGTGCTATAAAATCTGAGAAGAATTAATATAGGGTAACATATTCAGGCTTTCAAATGATTTTCATACATATTAATCAATAATATGACCAGTCTTTCTGTACCAAACCATTTTAAGAATATCAGTAAAATAACCTTTTAGTCATTAGGGAAAGACCTACATATGCAAGGCCATGCTAGGAAAAGAAAGAGCAATAAAGCAAGTCTCATGATTAAGATTTTCATCTATCATACCGTCTACTGGTTAAGATGACGTAGAAGTTGAGATGCAGAACATTCAGCTGCTGGTCTGAGGGGTGGGCATCCAGTGTTGCATTGTGGGAGACCAGCAGAGTAACATCATAGTCATCAGAAACTCTCTGGTCATTGGCATCACTGTAGTGAACGCGGCATGTCTTTGTGTGGACTAAGACAAATTCTGTATATTGCTGAAAAGCAGGTTAAATATTGCTCTGTAATTATTCATAAAGTTCTAGAACTTATCAAGTACAGATTATGAGGCCAAACAGAAACCCTATTTGCCATCCATTTCTAAgtatacaagacacacacacacacatatgaggataacaaaaactaaaaacaaaaaatgaacttTACTGTGGTAGTCTGATAATATGATATTTCCAGGACTACATAGGGAACTTTAAGTATCAGTATTCAACCACGCACTCTATGAGACATATAAACAATGTAAATCCTAATTTTGTTACTCAATAAACTCAAGTACAATGCCAATGCAGGGTTGACATTTAACATTAAACAAAAATCAGTGTGTGCAGGCTGCCTTATGTTTATCATTTCCTGAAATAACTGCATTCCACTCAGCTGCCTTTTTTCTTGCACTACCATCAAGCGTTTTATTGACCTGCTCCTCTTACTGTCTGGGAGAGTCACTGAGTCTTAAAGAAGCAATCTCCaaatcttttcattaaaaaactaTTTTGCAACAGCTCATTTTAACTAAATTGCAGAGAAATATGAAATGTTATATAAGAAACTGATACTGGATTTGCCCACAAATTCTGTGACAGTATCATTCAACTAAGTTCAGAAGTAAAGAATGAAA from Penaeus monodon isolate SGIC_2016 unplaced genomic scaffold, NSTDA_Pmon_1 PmonScaffold_13494, whole genome shotgun sequence encodes:
- the LOC119569227 gene encoding KICSTOR complex protein SZT2-like, which codes for MHSFTYDFHLRAVCAYVADRQLLFTPGYHLSSFLSDFIKYYNKGPNFARNLIYSGELTVEDTGSPGEQLYNYLLAREKQYKMRVLRMTPVILDPTADMQYTEFVLVHTKTCRVHYSDANDQRVSDDYDVTLLVSHNATLDAHPSDQQLNVLHLNFYVILTSRREMYPNRSLKRKGANSPQVNSTVLGHWKTATSSNQRAVMRVGLCNSPPSVQPGLRRDGGHLQAPQGCSLPHLPCPPPPTPPPPQAIPTPCQVLHWDQVRFSMFVGAHDGIAKLKKLNSKGAHGMYIIPFQVGECEFPLANYTVLKDNAKNTPEQAEKSGETRIHPIFKIKQSLHCG